The following coding sequences lie in one Rutidosis leptorrhynchoides isolate AG116_Rl617_1_P2 chromosome 6, CSIRO_AGI_Rlap_v1, whole genome shotgun sequence genomic window:
- the LOC139854364 gene encoding uncharacterized protein: MGNSSAPKKVNFQLMDDTNTLSEGIDVELPLSSVMEAVDRYSNTLYGYFIGKRLAYPVVQNYVTNVWKKYGLEKTMMNAKGFYFFKFTSSQGMMDVMEKGPWMIRPVPIILNKWSANVSLSKEDLTSVPVWVKLHDVPLTGYTEDGLSMIGSKIGKPIMLDMYTSTMYVEALGKAKLCKGNDRDIG, encoded by the coding sequence ATGGGTAACTCTTCGGCACCCAAGAAGGTTAATTTCCAGTTGATGGATGATACTAATACTTTATCAGAAGGGATTGATGTGGAACTACCGTTGTCTTCAGTTATGGAGGCTGTTGACCGTTATAGCAATACCTTATATGGGTATTTCATTGGCAAAAGACTCGCATACCCGGTTGTTCAAAACTATGTGACTAATGTTTGGAAGAAATATGGCCTTGAAAAGACAATGATGAATGCGAAGGGGTTTTATTTCTTCAAATTCACGTCATCACAAGGAATGATGGACGTCATGGAAAAAGGGCCATGGATGATACGTCCTGTGCCCATCATTCTCAATAAGTGGTCAGCAAACGTTTCACTCTCCAAAGAAGATTTGACCAGTGTGCCTGTTTGGGTGAAACTCCATGATGTCCCATTGACTGGATATACGGAAGATGGTCTAAGTATGATTGGGTCTAAAATTGGGAAACCAATCATGCTTGATATGTACACTAGTACCATGTATGTAGAGGCATTGGGGAAGGCCAAACTATGCAAGGGCAATGATAGAGATATCGGCTGA